A single region of the Idiomarinaceae bacterium HL-53 genome encodes:
- a CDS encoding 5'-nucleotidase, with product MRFARQSLFVKGCFAFIAAILLAGCSDSSQEEALVLHIAHVNDTHSAFDPVFTYFEAPIEGQTQSVFTDFGGHPRLLSKLEAIRAELASEQANMLFLHGGDAWQGSAYFLLNEGRMNADILSRFGLDAMALGNHEFDLDNAKLNAFIDAVNFPLLAANLDASQDPDLNTQSNLLPYVVYGFKEGSKQRVQLGEALHNFDHTVAVFGLVLEDMPNISPETGELIFHPMIETAQKTVNELEAQGIDHIVALTHIGHLEDMRIAESVNGIDVIVGGHSHTLLGDMSHIGWGDDGIYAEPVTNPNGVTQTCVVQAGQYAQAIGLVRIEFTATGKIQRCEGENTLLVADQFYDAGVKSEEAKFETNLNAELQHFIDAQRGIERVREQSELRTLIDTRYKPKLDEAYGDIIGFVPADIPHVRRPGDNNSGVHGSALAPLVAYAHYHYFMQPSVIEQTGQRPDFGLVGAGGIRRSIQQGELREGHVALEVLPFGSHLALVELSGAEVKDLLTEVITATLPEGAHAGKFPYGGNLRYGFKEMEAGVAGELYFVEVNRGSLYEPQWEPIEDSTTYSVAMNSYSASGNDGWEVVFEAQRASQRRIDVVEVNGNPQAFPVTRMVRDEQGGLRAIFEHSAPNCDAEEVNCALDAASVINFFKTEGAARLAIPYPVVTLERLPQ from the coding sequence ATGCGCTTTGCAAGGCAAAGTTTGTTTGTAAAAGGATGTTTCGCGTTCATTGCCGCCATTTTGCTTGCTGGCTGCAGTGATTCCAGTCAAGAAGAAGCACTGGTGCTTCACATTGCGCATGTTAATGACACACACTCCGCGTTTGATCCTGTTTTTACGTATTTTGAGGCGCCCATCGAGGGGCAAACGCAATCAGTTTTTACCGATTTTGGCGGACATCCTCGACTCCTTTCTAAGCTTGAAGCGATTCGAGCTGAGCTTGCTAGTGAGCAGGCAAATATGTTGTTTTTGCATGGTGGCGACGCATGGCAAGGTAGCGCATACTTCCTGTTAAACGAAGGTCGTATGAATGCTGATATCTTGTCTCGCTTTGGCTTAGACGCCATGGCGCTCGGGAATCATGAATTCGATCTTGATAATGCCAAATTGAATGCGTTTATTGATGCGGTGAACTTTCCGTTGTTGGCTGCCAACCTAGATGCTTCTCAAGATCCGGATCTAAACACGCAATCGAATTTGTTGCCTTATGTGGTGTATGGATTTAAAGAGGGATCGAAACAACGTGTGCAATTAGGGGAAGCGTTGCACAACTTTGATCATACGGTTGCGGTTTTTGGGCTCGTACTTGAGGACATGCCAAATATTTCACCAGAAACGGGCGAGTTGATTTTTCACCCGATGATCGAAACTGCGCAAAAAACAGTGAATGAGTTGGAGGCGCAAGGTATCGACCACATTGTTGCTTTAACTCACATTGGGCATTTAGAAGACATGCGAATTGCCGAAAGCGTGAACGGTATCGATGTGATTGTGGGCGGGCACTCACATACATTACTTGGTGACATGAGCCACATTGGCTGGGGCGACGATGGCATTTATGCAGAACCCGTAACGAACCCTAATGGTGTGACGCAAACTTGTGTGGTGCAAGCGGGGCAGTATGCGCAGGCCATCGGCCTTGTGCGAATTGAATTTACCGCAACAGGTAAAATTCAACGCTGCGAAGGTGAGAACACCTTGTTGGTTGCTGACCAATTTTACGATGCCGGAGTGAAGTCTGAAGAAGCGAAGTTTGAAACTAATTTAAATGCCGAACTACAACACTTTATTGATGCACAGCGCGGCATTGAGCGCGTGCGAGAGCAAAGTGAACTGCGTACGTTAATTGATACTAGGTATAAGCCCAAGCTCGATGAGGCTTATGGTGACATAATTGGCTTTGTTCCCGCAGATATTCCACATGTGCGTAGACCCGGAGACAACAATTCAGGCGTTCATGGCTCTGCCCTCGCCCCTCTAGTTGCCTACGCACATTATCACTATTTCATGCAGCCGAGCGTAATCGAGCAAACTGGCCAGCGTCCCGACTTTGGCCTAGTTGGAGCGGGGGGAATTCGTCGCTCTATTCAGCAAGGAGAACTACGTGAAGGGCATGTAGCGCTTGAGGTCTTGCCGTTTGGTTCACACTTGGCACTCGTTGAGCTGAGTGGCGCAGAGGTAAAAGACCTGCTCACTGAAGTGATCACTGCCACCCTGCCAGAGGGCGCGCATGCAGGGAAGTTTCCGTATGGTGGCAATTTGCGTTATGGCTTCAAAGAAATGGAAGCTGGCGTCGCGGGTGAGCTCTATTTTGTGGAAGTAAATCGCGGTAGTTTATATGAACCTCAGTGGGAGCCGATTGAGGATTCTACGACCTATTCCGTTGCAATGAATAGTTACAGTGCTTCTGGTAATGATGGCTGGGAAGTGGTTTTTGAAGCACAGAGAGCGTCTCAACGTCGTATCGATGTTGTCGAGGTAAACGGCAACCCACAGGCGTTCCCAGTGACACGTATGGTGCGAGATGAGCAAGGGGGTTTGCGTGCAATCTTCGAGCACAGCGCACCGAATTGCGATGCAGAAGAGGTGAATTGTGCGCTCGATGCGGCCTCTGTGATCAACTTTTTCAAAACGGAAGGCGCAGCGCGGTTGGCGATACCTTATCCAGTGGTTACACTCGAACGCTTACCACAATAA